The window TTGCAAAATCAGCCAAACAAGAACAGATACATTATATTCAAAAGGTAATGGAAAGTGGCTCGACTGAAATGCAAAAGCTCTTAAACTTGGCCATGTTTCATGAATTAAAAGAGGAAGATAAAGCAGCAAGGGAGTATTATCGGCAAGCTTTTCTCCTCGACCCAACAAACGAGTACTTACTCTATATTCTTGATAAGTATGATAAAAAAACACACCCTCTCTTTTTTCCTGAAAGAATAATGAAAAAGCTCGGAGGACCTGCTGTCATTTGGGTAGGTTTTATCGTCATCACACTGGTACTAAACTTCCTTAAGCTTTATATTCCGTTAGTTATTTTTGCCGGGATTTATCTTGTTTTTTGTGTTTATACTTGGCTGGCTCCGTTATTTTACAATCTTCTTGTGAAGGGAAGAAATTAAGTGGATAAGACGGCAATTTTTTTAGCAATGATAGAAAAAGATGAAGCTAACTATGAAGCATGGTATCTATTAGCCGAAGAATATATTCTCAACGACCAGCTTTCCGATGCCCTGTTTGCTTTTTCTAAAGCTTTGAAAAAGCAAGATGATAAGATGAAAAATTTAGTTTTAGAATCTCTAAAAAAAGTGGTTTCCACTGAGGTGATTCAATTAGATGGAAGAAGCAATGCATTTGCACAAGGGCCCGAAAAAATGGTTGAAACAGCTGATAGCTATGGAAAAGACCCTGAAAATATGGTTAAAACAGAAGATATAAAAACAGAAGCGGAAGAGGTTAGAAAAACGAGCCTCAAAGTAATTGATGGTAAAAAGAAGAGCAATGTTGTCAATTTAGAGGATAGGTTACCTGAAAGAATCACATTTGCAGATGTGGGCGGTCTTGATAATTTGAAGCAAACGATCGAGATGAAAATTATCAAACCTTTTGTTGAACCGGGTCTCTTTTCAAAGTTTCGTAAAAAAACGGGAGGCGGGATTTTACTTTATGGTCCCCCTGGATGTGGCAAAACTTTTATTGCACAAGCGACAGCAGGAGAGTGTAATGCTAACTTTTATTCTGCCCACATTTCGGAAATATTGGACCCTTATATCGGTGTGAGTGAAAGAAATTTGCATAATATTTTCACCACTGCTAGGGCCAACAGGCCTTCTGTCTTGTTTTTTGATGAAATTGACACATTAGGCTATAGTCGTTCAAAATCTCGTTCGGAAGTAATGCGTCCATTAGTGGATTCGATGCTAACTGAACTACAAAGTATTAACACGAATACCGAAAAACTGTTAGTCATAGGCGCAACAAATATGCCATGGGATGTAGATCCTGCGTTTAAACGACCAGGCAGATTTGATAAGTTAGTGTTTGTTCCACCGCCTGATAAAGCAGCTCGAAAAATTATTATGGAATTAAAGCTATACGGAAAACCAATTGCAACCGGATTTGATCTCGAATTATTAGCAGATAGAACGGAGTATTACTCTGGGGCAGACTTGGAAAATGTCATTGAAGTCGCCACTGAAAATGTTCTTTATGAAATTATGAAAACCAATAAAGAACGCCTTATTACTATGGAAGACATTCTAACTGCTATCGATTCAACCAAGCCCTCCACTCTCGAATGGATGACGACCATAAAAAATTATATTAAATATGCAAACCAAGGCGGCCTTTATGATGAAGCATCCCGGTACATAAAAGAGTTTCTCTAAAAATTTCCAACGGGGTGCAAACTTCGGGGTCCGTGCCGACCCGAAAAAAGCAAAATTCCTCTATTAGTTTTCAAATATGAAATAATCGATATATACACCGATGTCATAAACTTCTTAACTCATTGTTGTGTAACCAAAACATAGAGTTTAATAGTAGTAATTTTTTTGCTAAACAAGAGTCTAATATATACTTCCAACACATAAGAAGCTTATATTTAGAGTTAATATCGATACCCTTTATATCATTGTGCTAAAATAAATCAAGCTAGACCGTTAATTAGAATGTATTTTAAAGATGACGTTAAAGATAAAAAGTATTTACAGTATGCTCATGATTTAAGCAGGAATTATATAAAAGAAGAAGTAAAACCAAACCCATCT of the Bacillus sp. 1NLA3E genome contains:
- a CDS encoding ATP-binding protein, whose amino-acid sequence is MDKTAIFLAMIEKDEANYEAWYLLAEEYILNDQLSDALFAFSKALKKQDDKMKNLVLESLKKVVSTEVIQLDGRSNAFAQGPEKMVETADSYGKDPENMVKTEDIKTEAEEVRKTSLKVIDGKKKSNVVNLEDRLPERITFADVGGLDNLKQTIEMKIIKPFVEPGLFSKFRKKTGGGILLYGPPGCGKTFIAQATAGECNANFYSAHISEILDPYIGVSERNLHNIFTTARANRPSVLFFDEIDTLGYSRSKSRSEVMRPLVDSMLTELQSINTNTEKLLVIGATNMPWDVDPAFKRPGRFDKLVFVPPPDKAARKIIMELKLYGKPIATGFDLELLADRTEYYSGADLENVIEVATENVLYEIMKTNKERLITMEDILTAIDSTKPSTLEWMTTIKNYIKYANQGGLYDEASRYIKEFL